The proteins below come from a single Parazoarcus communis genomic window:
- the paaE gene encoding 1,2-phenylacetyl-CoA epoxidase subunit PaaE codes for MTPKFHPLTIAEVRRETPEAISLRFDVPADLADDYRFVQGQHLTLKANVGGEELRRSYSICAGVDDGELRVAIKKIGGGRFSTWANASIKAGDVIEVMTPEGRFHTELDPANARHYVAFAAGSGITPILSLIKTTLRAEPDSRFTLIYGNQRQGSVIFSETLEDLKDRYMTRFTMYHVFSREEQDVELFNGRLDRARVASFLDTLIPADTIDAAFICGPGGMIDEVEAGLLASGVDAGRIHLERFGVPDSGPAHHVEAGDAPQARITIIADGLKREMDFRAEDPSILDVALRAGMDLPYSCKGGVCCTCRAKVIEGKVRMDKNYTLEQPDVDAGYVLTCQSHPLTERVVISFDDR; via the coding sequence ATGACGCCGAAATTTCACCCGCTCACGATCGCCGAAGTGCGCCGCGAGACCCCCGAAGCCATCAGCCTGCGCTTCGATGTGCCCGCAGACCTGGCCGATGATTACCGCTTCGTGCAGGGGCAGCACCTCACGCTCAAGGCCAATGTTGGTGGCGAGGAGTTGCGCCGCTCCTACTCGATCTGTGCCGGAGTCGACGACGGCGAATTGCGCGTCGCGATCAAGAAGATCGGCGGGGGACGTTTCTCCACCTGGGCCAATGCCAGCATCAAGGCCGGCGACGTGATCGAGGTCATGACCCCCGAGGGGCGCTTTCATACCGAACTCGATCCCGCGAATGCCCGCCACTACGTCGCCTTCGCGGCCGGTAGCGGCATCACCCCGATCCTGTCGCTGATCAAGACCACGCTGCGCGCCGAGCCCGACAGCCGCTTCACCCTGATCTACGGCAACCAGCGTCAGGGCAGCGTGATCTTCTCCGAGACACTGGAGGATCTGAAAGACCGCTACATGACGCGCTTCACGATGTACCACGTGTTCTCGCGCGAAGAGCAGGACGTCGAGCTGTTCAATGGTCGTCTCGACCGTGCCCGCGTGGCGAGTTTCCTCGACACCTTGATCCCGGCCGACACCATCGATGCCGCCTTCATCTGCGGACCCGGCGGCATGATCGACGAGGTCGAAGCCGGTCTGCTGGCCAGCGGCGTCGACGCGGGGCGCATCCACCTCGAGCGTTTCGGTGTACCCGACAGCGGTCCCGCCCATCATGTGGAAGCGGGCGACGCACCGCAGGCACGGATCACGATCATCGCCGACGGCCTCAAGCGCGAGATGGATTTCCGCGCCGAGGATCCGTCCATCCTGGATGTCGCGCTGCGCGCGGGCATGGACCTGCCGTACTCGTGCAAGGGTGGGGTATGCTGCACCTGCCGCGCCAAGGTCATCGAGGGCAAGGTTCGCATGGACAAGAACTACACTCTCGAACAACCCGACGTTGACGCCGGTTATGTGCTCACCTGCCAGTCCCATCCGCTGACCGAGCGGGTGGTCATCAGCTTCGACGATCGTTGA
- a CDS encoding TetR/AcrR family transcriptional regulator has protein sequence MARGKSPTFEVQRGVILQEAARLFADKGFHNASMAELAKACGVSKPLLYHYYKDKENILFDIADSYMDQLLAIVAGVESQDLEAEPHLSGLVMRFMEEYEHSQNQHVVLVQDVKFLQTAQEEYVVGKQRKVVAAFADAIERVEPGLRSRNLDKPVAMILFGMINWTFTWLRSDGHYTYGDMAPVVTAILLNGVKGLLKTEMRPATAVENE, from the coding sequence ATGGCCAGGGGCAAATCTCCCACATTCGAGGTACAGCGCGGCGTCATCCTTCAGGAGGCGGCGCGGCTCTTTGCCGACAAGGGTTTTCACAACGCGTCGATGGCCGAGCTGGCCAAAGCCTGCGGGGTGTCGAAGCCGCTGCTCTACCACTATTACAAGGACAAGGAAAACATCCTGTTCGACATCGCCGACAGCTACATGGATCAGCTGCTTGCGATCGTGGCTGGGGTGGAGTCGCAGGACCTGGAGGCCGAGCCGCATCTGTCGGGGCTGGTCATGCGCTTCATGGAGGAATACGAGCATTCACAGAACCAGCACGTGGTGCTGGTGCAGGACGTGAAGTTTCTCCAGACCGCCCAGGAAGAATATGTGGTGGGCAAGCAGCGCAAGGTGGTGGCGGCGTTTGCCGATGCCATCGAGCGCGTCGAGCCCGGGCTCAGGTCGCGCAACCTCGACAAGCCGGTGGCGATGATCCTGTTCGGCATGATCAACTGGACCTTTACCTGGCTGCGCTCGGACGGTCATTACACCTATGGCGATATGGCGCCGGTGGTGACCGCAATTCTGCTCAACGGCGTCAAGGGTTTGCTCAAGACTGAAATGCGGCCGGCAACGGCGGTGGAAAACGAATAG
- the pcaF gene encoding 3-oxoadipyl-CoA thiolase, producing the protein MTEAFICDGIRTPFGRYGGALSGVRADDLAALPIRALRERNPTVDWAAVEDIYYGCANQAGEDNRDVARMAGLLAGLPIDVPGSTINRLCGSGMDAVGIVARAIKAGEAGMMIAGGVESMSRAPFVMGKADTAFSRSAKIEDTTIGWRFVNPLMKAKYGIDSMPETAENVATDFKVSRADQDAFALRSQQRYAAAAERGFFDGELCPVEIPRKKGDPIVVAADEHPRADTTLDTLARLKGVVRPDGSVTAGNASGVNDGAVALLIASGEAAAKHGLKPRARIVAMATAGVEPRIMGIGPAPASLKVLEKAGLTLEQMDVIELNEAFAAQGLAVTRQLGLRDDDPRVNPNGGAIAIGHPLGASGARLVLTALRQLEATGGRYGLCTMCIGVGQGIAMIIERV; encoded by the coding sequence GTGACAGAAGCCTTTATCTGCGACGGTATCCGGACACCCTTCGGGCGCTATGGCGGCGCCTTGTCGGGCGTGCGTGCGGACGATCTTGCAGCGTTGCCGATCAGGGCGCTGCGTGAGCGCAATCCCACGGTCGACTGGGCAGCCGTTGAGGACATCTACTACGGCTGCGCCAACCAGGCCGGCGAGGACAACCGTGACGTTGCGCGCATGGCCGGCCTGCTGGCGGGGTTGCCGATCGACGTGCCGGGCTCGACCATCAACCGCCTGTGCGGTTCGGGCATGGATGCGGTGGGCATCGTGGCCCGCGCCATCAAGGCCGGTGAGGCCGGGATGATGATTGCCGGCGGCGTCGAGAGCATGAGCCGCGCGCCCTTCGTCATGGGCAAGGCCGACACGGCCTTCTCGCGCAGCGCGAAGATCGAGGACACCACCATTGGCTGGCGCTTCGTGAATCCGCTGATGAAGGCGAAGTACGGAATCGACTCCATGCCGGAAACCGCCGAGAACGTGGCCACCGATTTCAAGGTCAGCCGCGCCGACCAGGACGCCTTTGCGCTGCGCAGTCAGCAGCGCTACGCGGCGGCGGCCGAACGTGGTTTCTTCGACGGTGAGTTGTGTCCGGTGGAGATCCCGCGCAAGAAGGGCGATCCGATCGTGGTTGCGGCGGACGAGCATCCGCGTGCCGACACCACGCTCGACACGTTGGCACGGCTCAAGGGCGTGGTGCGCCCGGACGGCTCGGTCACCGCGGGTAACGCCTCGGGCGTCAATGATGGCGCGGTGGCACTGCTGATCGCGTCCGGTGAGGCGGCGGCAAAGCACGGCCTCAAGCCGCGTGCGCGCATCGTGGCCATGGCGACCGCCGGGGTCGAACCGCGCATCATGGGCATCGGGCCGGCGCCTGCCTCGCTCAAGGTGCTCGAGAAAGCGGGTCTCACGCTCGAGCAGATGGACGTCATCGAACTCAACGAAGCGTTCGCAGCCCAAGGGCTGGCGGTGACGCGCCAGCTCGGACTGCGCGACGACGATCCGCGCGTGAATCCCAATGGCGGCGCGATCGCCATCGGTCATCCGCTGGGCGCGTCGGGCGCACGCCTGGTGCTTACCGCCTTGCGTCAGCTGGAGGCGACGGGCGGTCGTTACGGCTTGTGCACCATGTGCATCGGGGTGGGACAGGGCATCGCAATGATCATCGAGCGGGTCTGA
- a CDS encoding ABC transporter substrate-binding protein, which produces MKLKNTLLAAIGLAFVATAAQADVNVGVIVSATGPAASLGIPEKNTLAMLPTTIGGEKVNYIVLDDASDTTTAVKNIRKLISEDKVDVVIGSTISPNSLAMIDVAAEAQTPMISMAASARIVEPVDDKRRWVFKTPQNDAQMSTAIVTHMSNSGVKTVGFIGFADAYGEGWYEQFKSVAEARKLQIVANERFNRNDTSVTGQVLKVMSARPDAVLIAGSGTPAALPQKTLKERGYAGKLYQTHGVANNDFLRVCGKDCEGTFLPAGPVLVASQLPDSDPVKKAAMEYITKYEAAHGKGSVSTFGAHAWDAGQLMSAAIPVALKKAKPGTVEFRAAMRDALEGIKELPGAHGIFNMSPTDHLGFDQRSRVMVEIQNGTWKLVK; this is translated from the coding sequence ATGAAGCTGAAGAACACTCTGCTGGCCGCCATCGGCCTCGCATTCGTCGCCACCGCAGCACAGGCCGACGTCAATGTAGGCGTGATCGTGTCTGCGACCGGTCCTGCCGCGTCGCTCGGGATCCCGGAAAAGAACACGCTGGCCATGTTGCCGACGACGATCGGCGGGGAGAAGGTCAACTACATCGTCCTCGACGATGCGTCCGACACCACCACCGCGGTGAAGAACATCCGCAAGCTGATCTCCGAGGACAAGGTCGATGTGGTGATCGGTTCCACGATCAGCCCGAACTCGCTGGCCATGATCGACGTCGCCGCCGAAGCGCAGACGCCGATGATCTCGATGGCAGCCTCCGCCCGCATCGTCGAGCCGGTCGATGACAAGCGCCGCTGGGTCTTCAAGACCCCGCAGAACGATGCGCAGATGTCGACCGCCATCGTCACGCATATGAGCAACAGCGGCGTGAAGACTGTCGGTTTCATCGGCTTCGCCGATGCCTATGGCGAGGGCTGGTACGAGCAGTTCAAGTCGGTGGCTGAGGCACGCAAGCTGCAGATCGTGGCCAACGAGCGTTTCAACCGTAACGACACCTCGGTGACCGGTCAGGTGCTGAAGGTCATGTCTGCACGTCCGGACGCGGTGCTGATCGCCGGTTCCGGCACGCCGGCCGCCCTGCCGCAGAAGACGCTGAAGGAGCGTGGCTATGCCGGCAAGCTGTATCAGACCCACGGCGTCGCCAACAACGACTTCCTGCGCGTCTGTGGCAAGGACTGCGAAGGCACCTTCCTGCCCGCCGGCCCGGTGCTGGTCGCGTCCCAGTTGCCCGACAGCGATCCGGTCAAGAAGGCGGCCATGGAATACATCACCAAGTATGAAGCTGCGCACGGCAAGGGTTCGGTATCGACCTTCGGCGCCCATGCCTGGGATGCTGGTCAGCTGATGAGCGCGGCCATCCCGGTGGCGCTGAAGAAGGCCAAGCCGGGCACCGTGGAGTTCCGTGCCGCGATGCGTGATGCCCTCGAAGGCATCAAGGAGCTGCCGGGCGCCCATGGCATCTTCAACATGAGCCCGACCGACCACCTCGGTTTCGACCAGCGTTCGCGCGTGATGGTCGAGATCCAGAACGGCACCTGGAAGCTGGTGAAGTAA